A stretch of the Argopecten irradians isolate NY unplaced genomic scaffold, Ai_NY scaffold_0081, whole genome shotgun sequence genome encodes the following:
- the LOC138311660 gene encoding uncharacterized protein isoform X1 yields MSDQGEEYQRSWILYQYLDWWIGSEEIVDIRRKGVDIQENVINADKDLMHDKYMTGSRSEGFDMKGSDGDFMFIDRNVVVLCPDQMNSLPPNRDDKSVLWMRPANSRPGYVTLEVVYLGGQVNTEFHYAIVEDQEDQKDRYFLSSEKFKQNLVKAIGHILKISTETHGPAATFHACNVDMDYAGSFKCLHWPKEASEWVIRPRLHGWPDQSLKDEIVHDGCYLVPKGDITSPDTFLQWSISFATAERKLVYSLNRVQFLVYGLLKYFLKQISDTLKEIIGDTDILSSYIMKTVVFHAVDKTPCSLWQEKHTFICFMLCLNILITWVKAGHCPNYFIPTNNMFLGKFHRGNQQKLLHFLLNLHDMKWACLSVGTFMQPTIGDVVDRLCNVTHGRLSFLPSLSESERDLELFNSARQYDATSASLPVSLTLLSKTKTENNEFLAYVTTTHSLSNVAMDKFREHTACRGNKEKYKYLRKCKIFLSPGASVCTSPGLLGLATYYYQTGNYTKTLDICRHRITSFKICCPPINKDMKKYVTLFCGRGYTLFAKFKEAYASPIFIPHDCLYPSEIYQITKIQRGDCLPIPSLPYSVFLSFLYYNELGDTKRRDAAVLDLRIIKYDESRGSSVLDSVWIVHNMLGFCYEIAGDTQRALIEYRNSIACSSEVTQFMNNAKERIDRL; encoded by the coding sequence ATGAGTGACCAGGGTGAGGAGTACCAGAGATCTTGGATACTTTACCAGTATCTAGACTGGTGGATAGGTAGTGAGGAAATAGTGGATATCAGGAGGAAAGGGGTAGATATACAGGAAAACGTAATCAACGCTGATAAAGACCTCATGCATGACAAATATATGACCGGTAGCAGGAGTGAAGGATTCGACATGAAAGGTTCAGACGGTGACTTCATGTTTATTGATAGAAACGTAGTAGTGTTGTGTCCTGACCAGATGAACAGTTTACCACCAAACCGAGATGATAAATCAGTTTTGTGGATGAGACCAGCTAATAGTAGGCCTGGTTATGTAACATTAGAAGTTGTTTATCTTGGGGGCCAGGTTAATACGGAATTTCATTACGCAATAGTGGAAGATCAAGAAGATCAGAAAGATCGATATTTCCTGTCAAGTGAaaagtttaaacaaaatttagttAAAGCGATAGGTCATATCCTAAAGATTAGCACTGAAACGCACGGACCCGCTGCCACATTTCATGCTTGCAATGTTGACATGGATTATGCTGGTTCTTTCAAATGTCTTCATTGGCCCAAAGAAGCAAGTGAATGGGTGATTAGACCACGCCTCCATGGATGGCCAGATCAATCTTTGAAAGACGAGATCGTACATGATGGCTGTTATCTAGTCCCTAAGGGAGATATAACGTCACCCGACACATTCCTGCAATGGAGCATATCGTTTGCAACTGCTGAAAGGAAGCTCGTTTACTCTCTCAATCGTGTACAGTTTTTAGTGTATGGTCTCCTGAAGTACTTCCTCAAACAAATATCTGACACGTTAAAAGAGATCATCGGCGATACTGATattctatcatcatatataatgaaaactGTTGTATTCCATGCAGTTGATAAAACGCCTTGTTCATTATGGCAAGAGAAACACACATTTATCTGCTTCATGTTGtgtttaaacattttgataacCTGGGTAAAGGCTGGACATTGTCCGAATTACTTTATCCCAACTAACAACATGTTCCTTGGTAAATTTCACAGAGGAAATCAACAGAAACTTCTTCATTTCCTGCTAAATCTACATGATATGAAATGGGCATGTCTCTCAGTTGGAACCTTTATGCAACCAACTATAGGAGATGTCGTTGATAGACTTTGTAATGTAACACATGGACGTCTATCATTTCTGCCATCTCTATCAGAAAGCGAACGCGATTTAGAATTATTCAATTCTGCACGACAATACGATGCTACCTCGGCATCGCTCCCGGTATCATTAACACTCCTAAGTAAGACAAAGACGGAGAATAATGAATTCTTAGCCTACGTCACTACAACACACTCACTTTCAAATGTAGCGATGGACAAATTTCGTGAACATACGGCATGTAGAGGGAATAAagagaaatacaaatatttaaggAAATGCAAGATATTTCTATCACCTGGTGCCTCAGTGTGTACAAGTCCAGGACTGCTGGGATTGGCAACGTATTACTATCAAACTGGaaactacacaaaaacattGGACATATGTCGGCACAGGATCAcatcatttaaaatatgttgTCCTCCAATCAACAAGGATATGAAGAAGTATGTAACTCTGTTCTGTGGCCGTGGTTATACTCTGTTCGCAAAATTTAAAGAAGCATATGCATCCCCAATATTTATACCCCACGATTGTTTATATCCATCAGAAATATACCAGATCACCAAAATCCAACGCGGAGATTGTCTGCCAATTCCCTCGCTCCCATACTCCGTTTTCCTGTCTTTTCTGTATTACAACGAACTAGGAGACACCAAAAGACGTGATGCAGCAGTGCTTGACCTCCGAATCATTAAGTATGATGAAAGCCGTGGATCTTCTGTTCTGGATAGTGTCTGGATTGTCCATAATATGTTGGGATTCTGTTACGAAATAGCTGGAGACACACAGAGGGCACTCATAGAATACAGAAACTCAATAGCGTGTAGCAGCGAAGTAACACAATTCATGAACAATGCAAAAGAGAGAATAGATCGTTTATAG